The segment agaaaataacgtTGGCagataatttcaataattttgaattttcaagatattttcttatgcaaaatagaaagattttggaaattattttatgcaaattgtcTAGCTTTGCCCCACCCGTGTTTATATAAAGTctgtatatttatatatttttaatgcatGTATATTATATAATTTGATCGATAGAAAAGGACAGTAACGACGAGTATGAGTTTTAGTATAGAAACGGATATTTCAAAAGCTTCCAACAaggataataaaattctttgaaaatatgaaatggaaataaaataaggattttatttttgagtaaTACTACAGTACAACTGATACACAGTGCAAtatttgtattgaaaaaaggaattaaatggacaatagaaagaatttttaaattttccagaagACGATGAAAATTATATCTCTAACAGGCAGttgtattgaaaaaatcattcttccCACAAAATTCACGCGAAAGTTATAGTtgttacatattttatattcCTTCTTCATCGTCAAACAAACCTAGTGCCTAGCCCTCTTTTTCAAGTTTCTAACCTACATCGTTAATCGTGGGTGTATAATAAAAACGATGGGGAAGGAACAGGAAGAAGAATAATGGCGAGTAAAATGGAAGACtgggtgtgggtggaaatgaaaataaatatagaatCACTCCCTCGCAACAAATAAAGAGATTATACCTGGCTCCAGCGTTGTGGCAAATATTATGGAtggcagaaaaaatattaacagtTGAAATCGATACATTTTTTCGCTTCACCACTGATTATAGTCCTTTTTTATGCTATGTGACGCCTTCAGTTTTTACTCCCTTTTACACGCAATTATTTACTAAATAAACCATATCATATTCCATTATATGACTTTTCTGTGCCACCTTCAACACTATCACTTCAATTGTTCATATTCTcaacaaagattttcttcacagCATTTTACTCCATCATACAACATATTCGCTGTAAATGCGAAGGCAGCAATTCCCACAAGAATGTTTAATGTTATCCACTCTCTCACTTTATTCTCCACCAAAGTTGCTCCACCACCACCGTTTTACCCTCACTTGGTCGTGGGCAACATAGAAAATATACCCACTCTGTCTTCTCTTCACTTCCtttcttttgtgttttattgctaatttctgttaatttatttcctcacTTTTTAATCCCGCAAACTTCATTTTTCTccacttttcactttttatatatgtaccacctgaagaaaattctaattcacTCCAGTAGCTAATCACATAGTCCCCCTCAGACAGCTtgtttttatacatatttgaaCATTTTATCCTTTAATGTTCTTCGGTTGAACACAAGTGTAcctgcaaaaaaattatgagtTGTATATAACTAAACAACTTCATCCACAggtagttttaattttaaagaaatgtaCATATCTTGTATATAGTCTGCTATGTACCTattatttaggaaaaatagaaaattctaacGGTGAGAATTTCAGTAAAAGATACTAATTTTGCTTTCATATAAGGAAAATAGAAcgcacattaaaaaaaaaacttataccaacaattttagctgtgtttctttcacaaCACATCTTTTTTGATATGggctatttttaaaattttcctcttaacccagatatgtccattgttttatatttaatatgcttgcaaatttttctttcttgactTTTCATAGAAATAGCATaaagttttagctgtgtttctttcagacacagcttttgtgtaccgagtaaaatcgaaagtcgtcagatcggtctcaaacttggtatgagcacgaattagggtccccacattccaaaaaacgtatgcgccaaaaaaaaatttttccggccggccgtccggccggaatcaatcgctaaattgcaagagaacggtgatagatagagacttgcggtaaacggcaaagtttaaatatcgaccggaagacatccgattatgaggtcaaatccacccccccacccccccgtccgccattttgaataacctcaaaattttgttttcgctatatctcagcggctattatagctagagagctgaaattttgatatgttgtaggggccatcaagagctttccaacgatacctcattttcaaaaatcggtcaagccgtttagccaatatggccgccacaatttttcatcgaaaatcgaccataactcgaaaacggcttgaccgattttgatcaacccggggtcaaatgaaagatctcaacaaaccctacaactctctagaacacccgaagtttcaaaagtgaccgctaggggcccaaaaatcgaaaacaaaattttcgattagttttcgatgaatatctcgaaaacgacgacataaatttttttcattttttgatatgttgtagctgaccatatcatctagcttcatgccaaaaatgaagaaaatctatggatccgttctcgagatatagccttccaatgTTGGCATGTCacatctcgggttctacaactccgatcttgatcaactcaagcgcaaatgaaaggtttcgtgaaaccctacaaatgtctaaaacattgcaacttcgagaaatgaccgcaagaggcgctaaaatcgaaaacaaagttttcgaaaatttcgaactcgaatttttcgaaaatggcgacataaatttttttaatttttcgatatgttatagctgacttcaagacctttcaaacaaaaaaaaaattatgaaaatgtatggatccgttctcgagatatggccttccaaacatttcttagggtatgacttttcaacttttcccgactttgcccgtatttaaattaattcgcgttctagtttgctctcacaaaattggtacttacactgaaagaaacacagctcccgtaagcttggtcagcttaccagtacatttttttatatttctggtttttattattagtttcgaggatttttattgaaaattaaattttctagacTTCGCTGAAATATCGAAAAATCTTGGATATATCTGGGTTAACTTCATTATCGTACAATTAGTGTGATAATAATATTCCAAACGACCCAAATATAGCGAGAAtgcttaatttttcatttcatatgTTCCGTTTTTCGATTAACTTTTCCGAATTTTTTACAAAGTGTTAACCCTCCGTCTGCCATGAAGGGTATGTGACCGACCTCACCTCAGTgctatattttaattttgttaattcgCATTAAATTTGATGTCTTGGAAATAAGTTTCATTGTTAtttgataatattttgtaagaatttCAGGTCAATAAgcaccagaaaaaaagtttttacaaaaaaattgtaagaaagtgagaattcaaaaatttggcATAAcgattaaattctttcttattGTCAtggatttttccattttctcctatatatacacccacattttttattcataagcAAATCAAGAATTTTGAGCTGCCgaaatacaaattttcacgaaaaatcattttttctactttactatttagaaaatttttcgtgTATTCATTCAAGAAGtcaataaaagctcattttagCACAGGAATTTcctaatttgagaaaaaattatgaggCTGTCACTTACCCCACAACACGGCGTGCACAAGGTTAATAATACAATATTTAGTGAGTTTTATTCCTGTCtattaaattgagaattctAAGAATAGGTAAAAGTTAAGTTGAATTAAAGAAGACTTTCATTGacaatatttcattgaaacatAGAGCGATGATGGTGATAAGagagaatcacagctaaaaaataaatcttgaaATGAAGATTTCCTCAAAATAACTTTATctacaaaattgaaattgatgtAAAATTCTTGGAATCGTCAGCAATGGGTTAAAGGAGGAAAGTTGATGATCCCcaaaataaattggattttttaaaaggtgtCTAACCTTTTCAAGCCACTAGGCCAAGAAATTGGATTGAGTTTATTGAATTATAACCTTTTTGataatattatacatatacatatatctatATTATTTATACATATTGATATGTATTTATTAAACATTCAATCACATTGGAATTAAACTAATACACATTATTCAATTGATGTGATAAGATTAAACCTACGAGAAAACGACAATTTTCATCACATATCgatttttaaaacatattatgtacatataaatgCCAAAAGTCTAAATtactttcaaagaaataagAGGAAGATTagaattgtaattaaattcgGCTTCAAAGTAGCAAAGATGTGAGAGCATGTACACACGACAAAAAGACTCCAGCTCTCATCCATATTATACCTTTTTGGACGAGAAATGTTAGAAACCAAATACGTATACAATCAAGGATTtcgataaatattttcttactgttttccatcatttacacaaagtccttgGCATGAAGCAATGGGAAAAGAGACACGTGTATAAATTGGCACGATGGTTGAATAtaagaaaagtcggaaaaatcacagctaaaagctaatgttgaaaaagaatggaaaatcaatttaaagcGAGATAGAATAATATGTGGGTGAAATTGTACGTATTTCCGTGTAGTTGTTCAGCTGTGGCGAATAAGCCTTATCAGGGAAACATGCTCAACATAAGAATATGTATGCtggagaggagaaaaaaattaagaaaattgccCATATATGTATTAAAGGAATAAAGGAACCAGAAGTTTGGGAAAGAAAAGTGGCAAAGCTTCTGGcttgttgtgtgtgtgtacttTCAACTCTACTTTCTGTACCACAAGAACACCATCCCATATATAGCATGGTGGAAAAGAATGCCTGGCCTGGGGGCgcaagaaacattttattgggGGCATGGAGAAAAAGCAGTGAGAACGGGAGGGtgctgaaaaattatattgaggAACGAACAACATAGCGAGGGTGAAGGAGACGGTTTTTCGGTGGATGGGCTTAAAATTGTTATatttattacatacatatgtatatatgtatgtgcgGGTTTGGGTGGAAATGAGAAATGATACGATAGTCGAGTTCTTAAGGATGGGGCGTAGAGAGAAaatggtaatttaatttttcttacgaaaatattttcatacacCTGTAATTACACCACGAGAAAAGGGGGTTCACGGAGAATTGGTAATAgcacaattaaaattaagtgaatctaatttattttaaacacaGCACATCCTAtatgttatgttttttttctccccaacGTTATTATGACCTGCTTTGGGGATAAAAATGAGATGAGATGTtaacattttgaataaaattccacaCACAAAATGGTTCAACATCTCAAAAGGGCGCGCCTATTGTGctgaatacttttttttctctttaaattctaAGGACATGTAAGGATACGTCGTTTCTGTGCGTTTCAACGCTCTGCTAATTCTCTTGGCAATACGTCGTTTACACACACCGAACCCAGAAGAAATTTGCATTCTTACTTTACACTCTTTCtgactttaatttctttctgcTGAATTCACTACCAATccaatttcccccaaaaaaattaaacgatCAAATATTCATAGTTCATGGCAACGAACCAAATTTACgccaaaaattacattttttttattcgtgcACGTTTTCAACTTTCCTCCTTAAACTTGGGctgaattttttgtgtgtttgcttcccaatgaaattttcacccacccttttttccttctaacattttttttcgggcCAAGAATCAAACACTCCACTATGGGTTCTCTTTCAATTTGCCACCCATTCTAATTTTTCGGCATTTCCACCGTTGGAACACACTGCATTTCACTTGTTAAGCAACCGGGATCATTTCCActttagttttattaaattttcattgagggAAAAGCACACTTTATGGGATATATTTCACACGGATTATTGTGAGGAATACACTTCTTTGAAAAGTTTTGGTATACGCCCGTGTTTCTACGTTTATCCTTATCAGGCATGCGCTCTGATAACAACGGCGTCAATGTATTATACTcccttttaaatatttcaattttatattttattttcctgtaTTCTCGTAtagtataaaaaatatatttttactaaataatctcttaatattattattttatttttaccaaGTTAATTATGCATTTGTTGCAATTGGGActtgtataaaataataaaaggattttttcgattatttttaaagtcaaaAATATAGAAAGTGGTCGATTTTCATCGCAACATGGCTCCAACACACCCATAGACATCTATCTATAAAGCGGCAAAAGAGGTGAAAATGTTATGTATTTCAGGTTCATATCCTTCGTACAATTATTAGGACATCTGGATAGtttacaatgatttttttaatttatttatttaatttttatacctCAAAgctagaaaaatttttttttcattttcgtcTGTCggttttaaaatatatttaatttaaaaagaaagtttttttgtaCGATTTTTAAGGGTTCTGTTAACtataaatatttctaagaaaaaattcaacaataaaagATGGGATTGTTGACCATTAGATATTTAAGATGCATGTAGGAAAGTAAGATCTTGccatataaaatagaaaatttaattttattggaagGAAAGCAGGAAAATAATATGTAATTCCCGTTTATTACAATTGAGGTCAAACCACAAAATTATAGGGAAGAATGGCTTAAAATGAGTTCTAGCTTTTTAAATTGCATATTAAGAGAGAGAACCCTATATTTCACCctcaatcttttattttatttaaaaaatttttttttttaattattattttgatcatttaattaatgtatttttttatattccaaGAAGTGATCTAATATGTGTGGAAAATGTcactgaataaaataaatagagtAGAATCGTAACCCATTTCAGTCGGCTCCTGGAAATACGTTTCACcgatttaataaataattttgtaaaaaaaaatatttttttttcaagttactgctacaaatcaatgaaaattgattcattttgttttgaagaaactcaatcactattttatatttgattaattatattttatttaaaaaaccgACGTTTTGAACTGTAAAGTCCGTCCTCTGGGcattaaatcaataattttttaaccaaataattaaaaaataactatatTTACAACACGACTCGTCTCATTctgctttttaaattaaacatacCTAGTTAGCCAAATATCTAAATCAAAATCCTCCTTTATATTCCCAAATCAGAGTTATTCTTTTCAGAAAATTGAACTTTAAAGAAGGATCGAATAATAAGATTGAatgtaatataaaattgaaccCGGATCTCCTCTATGAACTACGCATGTAGcccttcaatttaattttcttttccctcCATTTCTCAACAGTTCGAAAGAAATATGTTCGAAATACCTTTTCGTTGAGTTCGATATGCTCTAAATTCAACGAAAAGGAAGGGTttgttgtaataaaaaaaacaaacacgtGCTTTGTCTGCTGCTTATCATTTCTAATCAATTTGTTATTGAAAGATTTACTTGGAAATCTTAgaagatatttaaaagaaaaaaagtaagtaattttatttacttgaatattcaaatatgATTGAGCTGcataactaaatattttacattgatttaattcttttatattttttagaatcaTGGAACATAAGGAATATGTTGAGACAGGTGCAGATGAtgagaaattgatttctcGAAGTACAATTTTAAGGGTTGTTctggaaattcaaaaacattttcttgaaggaaaatccaaagagagaaaatctaTCTTTGACGCAggttttaaatattcattgcaAATAGTTCTTCTTAAAATTCCCCAAGGATCGGggtctcttaaaaaaatgtgagttaagattttgattttattatcatATCTTTGTATTAATTTAAGTGCTGagatctttttattatttttttaggtttctACCTCATTCTTTAATTGATGAAACAGATGAAGTGTGTCTTGTAGTAAAAGATCTCGAGCGTGGAGCAAAGaaggatttttcattaacaaaaGACCATTTTGAAGAAATCCTCAAATTTTCTGGAGTAACAAGGATAAATCGTGTGATacctttaaatgatttaagaataaattatggATCATTTGAAGCTAAATTAAAGCTCTGTCAGAGCTTTGATGTATTTTTGGTGGATTCGAGAATTTACAATCACACTATTAAGCTCTTTGGGAAGCACTTTTTGAAGCGAAAGCGTCTACCACTACCTGTTGAAATGGATTGTGGTGATATAAATCAGGCGATAATTAAAGCTCTGAGATATACAATTTATCGACAAAATAACACGGGAAATGTTATTGCAATAGATGTGGGAAATCACTGGATGTCAGCGGAAAATATCactgaaaatatttccaatgtAATCTCTCAATTGAAGGGTGATGGCTTGAATGGATGGCAGAATATTCGGAGTATCTACGTAAAAACAACTCAGGATTATCCTTTATCAATTCCAATTTACCTCAGTGATGCCACAGGAGAAGATATCTGTGTACCAGAAGCGATTAATCAGAAGGATTTAGTTCTCTCGAAGAAGCGAAAGCAAGTTAATTCAGTTTTGGAAAATGAAGGATTTACCAAAAAAGGATTCTTTAcatctaaaataaattgttaatgaccaaagagagattttttcccaaataaaaagatttaaaagtaatcacaaaaagatcttttatgtaataaaaattccgaattttcttgtgaaaccTACACAGATGGTGCCCCTCATGCAGGGAGCATAGCACAATACACTGGAGACTGATTGAAATTCAACATATATGTTTATTAAACAGTGTGAGAGATCTTTTTGTTCCCTTTTTCACATTATTCTTTGACACTCCAGCACTCCAGTCATCATCAGTTTTCTTCAAGACTCCAGCTTGATCAGCACTATCATTGCCTTTGTCACGATGTTGTGCATAAATCGTGTAAAGTATTTCAATAATATTCGATTCTTTGGGAATTCTTCATTGACACGAATGATAAAGGAGGATgttaaggataaaaaaatcttggatTTTCAACACATTCCTAAAGCGAAAGGATTACCTCTGTTGGGAACAACATTGGATATTATGAAGGCCGGATCTGCGCCCAAGTAAGAGACAAAGTCTCATTTTACTCATAGATAAgcattaatatttatattgttACTTTACAGATTTCATGAATACATCCACAAGAGGCATGAGGAATTAGGTTCGATTTTTCGAGAAAATATAGGACCTCTCGAGTGTCTCTTTGTCAGTGATCCTGATGCAATAAGAgaagtatttttaaatgaaggaaaatacCCAAGGCACCCCCTTCCTGACGCTTGGAAGCTCTACGAAAGGAAACACAGGAACAAAAGAGGCCTTCTTTTTATGTAATGCTTAAGGACATAACTTATCTATGCTATATGCATATATATTTAGCAGTGAGAAATCATGGAATTTTATGCTCTGCTATGTGAACGTTTTGAATCAATTTGAAGCCTAAAATTACGTGTTTTTTATTTGTGGAAAGAAGGGAAAGTAGAGGGATTCAGCAACCCAGttacaaaagaattcttccattaaacaggaaaaattgaattaattttcattaaatcaattttaaagcaaCTAATTAAttgtcaatattttttttttttacaattttaaccATTTACTCACTGATAAGATAtggaaaaaagattttgaaaattatataaaaattaacgtAAATTTGGATAGATAATTGCATGATAAAGagacaaattaatttgcaagtTAAAGTCGttaaaacattagaaaaaaaatccattgattGAAACTTTATATCCTTTTGGTAGTatctattattttctttaattagatttttagtTATTCCTTACCATATCTATTATTCAGAGTTAggtttataattgaaaaaaagctttttattctaattccctttgtaaaaaaaattaaattaaaagtttctcaaacttaggagaagttttcttcacagaaagtaataaaagaatattaatttgcatttctcTATTTCAGGGATGGAGAAGAATGGCTGTATCATCGAAAACAAATGAATAAGCTCCTTCTCAACAGAGATTTTACACCCTTCCATGCACCTATAAAAAATTCCGTAGAACGATTAATGGATAAATGGGCTACAAATGAAGCATCCAAACCAATTGAGAATCTTGAAAATGATCTCTATAGATGGTCCCTTGAAAGTAAaccttcttcaattttaaagtattttatttaaatttttcatttaaaaacttcttttatgtattttttagcTATAATCAACCTCATGGTTGGTTCATCGTATAATGAGATATCTGTGCAAATCGATAAATCACTTGAGAGACTCTCAAAAGTTCTTCACAGAGTTTTTGAGTCATCCTCCAAATTGTTTCTTGTACCACCGCAACTTTGTGAATTCTTTGGAACTTCCACATGGCGAGATTTCGAGGAATCTGTTACGGAAACTCTGTCAATTAGTGGggaaataattacaaaatgttTGAATGAGAAAAGGCGTCAAGATGGGATTTTGCGAGAGatggaaaatcttgaaataccCAGAGAGTATATTGAGAGGATTTTGGTGGATTTAATTATTGCAGCTGGTGATACCACGTCCTTTTCGACACTGTGGTGCCTGCATATACTTTCCGGGGATACGAACGTTCAGGAAAATCTTCGTGAGGAAATACGTGGAAATGATACCGTTGAAGCAGATCAAATTCCTCCCCTAAAAGCCTTCATTCGGGAAACACTTCGCCTGTATCCTGTGGCTCCTTTCGTGGGACGCATAATAGGAGGGGATAAAacaattttgggaaattatcACATCAGTCAGGAAGTAATGGCAATTATTTCACTCTTTACATCCGGAAGGGatccaaagaattttcatgatcctgaaaaatttaatcttcacCGGTGGTGCCGATCGGAAGAATCTCCCGTGCATCGACCACAGGCATCCTTACCTTTTGCTCTTGGATCGAGATCGTGCATTGGTCA is part of the Lutzomyia longipalpis isolate SR_M1_2022 chromosome 3, ASM2433408v1 genome and harbors:
- the LOC129792668 gene encoding ribosomal L1 domain-containing protein CG13096-like; its protein translation is MEHKEYVETGADDEKLISRSTILRVVLEIQKHFLEGKSKERKSIFDAGFKYSLQIVLLKIPQGSGSLKKMFLPHSLIDETDEVCLVVKDLERGAKKDFSLTKDHFEEILKFSGVTRINRVIPLNDLRINYGSFEAKLKLCQSFDVFLVDSRIYNHTIKLFGKHFLKRKRLPLPVEMDCGDINQAIIKALRYTIYRQNNTGNVIAIDVGNHWMSAENITENISNVISQLKGDGLNGWQNIRSIYVKTTQDYPLSIPIYLSDATGEDICVPEAINQKDLVLSKKRKQVNSVLENEGFTKKGFFTSKINC
- the LOC129792632 gene encoding cytochrome P450 315a1, mitochondrial is translated as MLCINRVKYFNNIRFFGNSSLTRMIKEDVKDKKILDFQHIPKAKGLPLLGTTLDIMKAGSAPKFHEYIHKRHEELGSIFRENIGPLECLFVSDPDAIREVFLNEGKYPRHPLPDAWKLYERKHRNKRGLLFMDGEEWLYHRKQMNKLLLNRDFTPFHAPIKNSVERLMDKWATNEASKPIENLENDLYRWSLETIINLMVGSSYNEISVQIDKSLERLSKVLHRVFESSSKLFLVPPQLCEFFGTSTWRDFEESVTETLSISGEIITKCLNEKRRQDGILREMENLEIPREYIERILVDLIIAAGDTTSFSTLWCLHILSGDTNVQENLREEIRGNDTVEADQIPPLKAFIRETLRLYPVAPFVGRIIGGDKTILGNYHISQEVMAIISLFTSGRDPKNFHDPEKFNLHRWCRSEESPVHRPQASLPFALGSRSCIGQKIAVKQMCELIRQVLQRYHLQDLSGPAKPILHMITVPDRKIQITLKTLQ